From a single Miscanthus floridulus cultivar M001 chromosome 8, ASM1932011v1, whole genome shotgun sequence genomic region:
- the LOC136468740 gene encoding uncharacterized protein: MRPSRGFLSLGMRDVRSSPPPVPEDVRRRAINRAHADAQKTRKDAKALKASPGSSAHWVAEAQAAIHRGAALARVDLKEPAAQGGATEAAPTQTREGALPSCGGEAHESEGAGVPLVAEAPGVFKAEATEGSAPETAETAVAAVGVSASSEATMAEDGVPEAIEAIIAGAGAPEITKAVVMAAGPSVQEAEMKAAEASVAPLAQGPSLLRESAREAEVYPISSDDTSRAREVVDTEDAGAVEQPAPILDEGSSALVRARPEPCEWDHPQVLWRSQDDPEGEPLFALEDAAEESEAEFTQAVEASSAMQTVLDTKIGEHEALKRAALSAYEALEISFAKHPCGA, from the exons atgcgaccgtcacgggggttcctttcgctg gggatgagggacgtgcgctcctctccgccgcccgttcccgaggacgtgaggcggcgggcgatcaaccgggcgcacgccgatgCGCAGAAGACCCGGAAGGACGCCAAG gcgcttaaggcgagccccggctcctccgcccactgggtggcggaggcacaagccgctatccaccGCGGCGCGGCGTTGGCGAGGGTCGACCTGAAAgagccggccgcccaaggaggggctaccgaggcggcccctacacagacgagggagggggCGCTTCCGTCCTgcgggggcgaggctcacgagtcggaaggggccggcgtgcccttggttgccgaggcccccggggtcttcaaggctgaggcgacggagggcAGTGCGCCCGAGACCGCCGAGACCGCGGTGGCTGCGGTCGGTGTTTCCGCGtcctccgaggccacgatggcggaggacGGAGTCCCCGAGGCCATCGAGGCTATAATTGCgggggccggagcccccgagatcaccaaggccgTCGTAATGGCGGCGGGGCCATCcgtccaggaggcggagatgaaggcggcggaggcctcggtggcgcccttggctcaggggccgtcgttgttgcgagagagcgcccgggaggcggaggtctatccgatctcttcCGACGATACctcccgggcgcgggaggtggtcgacactgaggatgccggtgccgtggaacagccggcgccgatcttggacgagggaagctcggccctcgtgcgggcgcgACCCGAGCCTTGCGAGTGGGACCACCCGCAGGTgctgtggcggagccaggacgaccctgagggggagcctctattcgccctcgaggacgcggccgagg AATCAGAGGCGGAGTTCACTCAGGCcgtcgaggcttccagcgcgatgcagacagtgctcgataccaagatcggggagcacgaggcgctgaaacgtgccGCCCTTTCCGCCTACGAGGCCttagag atttcgttcGCAAAACACCCctgtggggcctaa
- the LOC136471385 gene encoding 25S rRNA (cytosine-C(5))-methyltransferase NSUN5-like isoform X1, translating to MPPPPQQPKNRSPGPAPTGENRRPQRRMASRDAAERAAFFARREAAAVLRRVLRGDATRRAVGSIKSLVYSPTVRNKRATFALVCQTLKYLPILKEVLTSSGILNSKWKKQEELVYVTTYDILFGQGIAVSGSVEQLVMLQKGSLRTTLDKFCARRKVSCVEDLLGNKTAAKPKPRFLRVNTLKITTESVIEELNKIHMVDKDDMVPDMLVLPPGTDLHNHPLVTDGKVFLQGRASCMVAVALCPKPGWKVIDACAAPGNKTVHLAALMNGEGSIIACELNKERAKTLQHTVRRSGANNIQIVNGDFLEIDTNDPSYAEVRAILLDPSCSGSGISAERLDYLLPSHSRDNQDDASTSSRVMKLSAFQKKALSHALSFPSLERVVYSTCSIHQAENEDVVNSVLPLATSLGFELATPFPQWHRRGLPVFQGSEHLLRTDPEDGLEGFFIALFVRKEVGGTSEEPSEDATVKVRTKQVRRRRNGVRAFSSLRLSRMILWR from the exons atgccgccgccaccgcaacaGCCTAAGAATCGCAGCCCTGGTCCCGCGCCGACCGGAGAGAACCGGCGGCCCCAGCGTCGGATGGCAAGCCGGGACGCGGCGGAGCGGGCCGCGTTCTTCGCGCGGCGAGAGGCAGCAGCTGTGCTCCGGCGCGTGCTCCGCGGGGACGCCACCAGGCGCGCCGTGGGCTCCATAAAATCCCTTGTATACTCCCCAACCGTCCGCAACAAGCGCGCCACCTTCGCTCTCGTCTGCCAGACCCTCAAGT ATCTACCAATTCTTAAAGAGGTTTTAACATCTAGTGGAATACTGAACAGCAAATGGAAG AAACAGGAGGAATTGGTTTATGTGACTACCTATGACATTCTCTTTGGTCAG GGAATTGCAGTTTCTGGGTCAGTCGAGCAATTAGTTATGCTACAAAAAGGTTCTCTTAGGACTACTCTTGATAAATTTTGTGCCAGAAGGAAAGTCAGCTGCGTTGAAGACCTATTGGGCAATAAAACAGCCG CCAAACCAAAGCCCCGATTTCTTCGTGTTAACACGCTCAAGATCACTACAGAGTCTGTCATTGAAGAATTGAACAAAATACACATG GTTGACAAAGATGATATGGTTCCAGACATGTTGGTACTCCCACCTGGAACTGATCTGCATAACCATCCATTGGTTACAGATGGGAAAGTGTTTTTGCAG gggagagctagttgtatGGTAGCAGTTGCATTGTGCCCTAAGCCAGGCTGGAAG GTTATTGATGCTTGTGCGGCTCCAGGGAACAAAACAGTTCACCTTGCTGCGCTCATGAATGGAGAGGGGAGTATTATAGCTTGCGAACTTAACAAAGAGAGGGCCAAGACATTGCAACATACTGTCAGAAGATCTGGAGCAAATA ATATTCAAATAGTTAATGGCGACTTTCTGGAAATAGATACAAACGATCCATCATATGCTGAG GTCCGTGCTATTCTGTTGGACCCCTCGTGCTCTGGTTCTGGAATATCTGCAGAGAGACTTGATTATTTGCTTCCTTCACATTCTAGAG ATAATCAGGATGACGCGAGTACAAGCTCAAGGGTCATGAAACTCTCCGCTTTCCAGAAGAAAGCTCTCTCCCATGCTCTATCAT TTCCCTCACTGGAGAGGGTGGTCTACAGCACTTGCTCAATCCACCAGGCAGAGAACGAGGATGTCGTGAACTCCGTCTTGCCCTTAGCTACATCCCTCGGATTTGAGCTCGCCACACCGTTCCCTCAATGGCACCGCCGCGGCCTTCCAGTTTTCCAAGGAT CTGAACATTTGCTTCGGACGGACCCTGAGGATGGCCTGGAGGGCTTCTTCATTGCATTGTTTGTCAGAAAAGAAGTGGGTGGTACTTCAGAAGAGCCTAGCGAAGATGCCACGGTAAAAGTAAGAACGAAACAAGTGCGCCGAAGGCGAAATGGGGTCAGGGCATTCAGCTCCTTGAGGTTGTCCAGGATGATCCTCTGGCGATGA
- the LOC136471385 gene encoding 25S rRNA (cytosine-C(5))-methyltransferase NSUN5-like isoform X2 has translation MPPPPQQPKNRSPGPAPTGENRRPQRRMASRDAAERAAFFARREAAAVLRRVLRGDATRRAVGSIKSLVYSPTVRNKRATFALVCQTLKYLPILKEVLTSSGILNSKWKKQEELVYVTTYDILFGQGIAVSGSVEQLVMLQKGSLRTTLDKFCARRKVSCVEDLLGNKTAAKPKPRFLRVNTLKITTESVIEELNKIHMVDKDDMVPDMLVLPPGTDLHNHPLVTDGKVFLQGRASCMVAVALCPKPGWKVIDACAAPGNKTVHLAALMNGEGSIIACELNKERAKTLQHTVRRSGANNIQIVNGDFLEIDTNDPSYAEVRAILLDPSCSGSGISAERLDYLLPSHSRDNQDDASTSSRVMKLSAFQKKALSHALSFPSLERVVYSTCSIHQAENEDVVNSVLPLATSLGFELATPFPQWHRRGLPVFQGCTPSSLPQLVWDFKALLLLLLLF, from the exons atgccgccgccaccgcaacaGCCTAAGAATCGCAGCCCTGGTCCCGCGCCGACCGGAGAGAACCGGCGGCCCCAGCGTCGGATGGCAAGCCGGGACGCGGCGGAGCGGGCCGCGTTCTTCGCGCGGCGAGAGGCAGCAGCTGTGCTCCGGCGCGTGCTCCGCGGGGACGCCACCAGGCGCGCCGTGGGCTCCATAAAATCCCTTGTATACTCCCCAACCGTCCGCAACAAGCGCGCCACCTTCGCTCTCGTCTGCCAGACCCTCAAGT ATCTACCAATTCTTAAAGAGGTTTTAACATCTAGTGGAATACTGAACAGCAAATGGAAG AAACAGGAGGAATTGGTTTATGTGACTACCTATGACATTCTCTTTGGTCAG GGAATTGCAGTTTCTGGGTCAGTCGAGCAATTAGTTATGCTACAAAAAGGTTCTCTTAGGACTACTCTTGATAAATTTTGTGCCAGAAGGAAAGTCAGCTGCGTTGAAGACCTATTGGGCAATAAAACAGCCG CCAAACCAAAGCCCCGATTTCTTCGTGTTAACACGCTCAAGATCACTACAGAGTCTGTCATTGAAGAATTGAACAAAATACACATG GTTGACAAAGATGATATGGTTCCAGACATGTTGGTACTCCCACCTGGAACTGATCTGCATAACCATCCATTGGTTACAGATGGGAAAGTGTTTTTGCAG gggagagctagttgtatGGTAGCAGTTGCATTGTGCCCTAAGCCAGGCTGGAAG GTTATTGATGCTTGTGCGGCTCCAGGGAACAAAACAGTTCACCTTGCTGCGCTCATGAATGGAGAGGGGAGTATTATAGCTTGCGAACTTAACAAAGAGAGGGCCAAGACATTGCAACATACTGTCAGAAGATCTGGAGCAAATA ATATTCAAATAGTTAATGGCGACTTTCTGGAAATAGATACAAACGATCCATCATATGCTGAG GTCCGTGCTATTCTGTTGGACCCCTCGTGCTCTGGTTCTGGAATATCTGCAGAGAGACTTGATTATTTGCTTCCTTCACATTCTAGAG ATAATCAGGATGACGCGAGTACAAGCTCAAGGGTCATGAAACTCTCCGCTTTCCAGAAGAAAGCTCTCTCCCATGCTCTATCAT TTCCCTCACTGGAGAGGGTGGTCTACAGCACTTGCTCAATCCACCAGGCAGAGAACGAGGATGTCGTGAACTCCGTCTTGCCCTTAGCTACATCCCTCGGATTTGAGCTCGCCACACCGTTCCCTCAATGGCACCGCCGCGGCCTTCCAGTTTTCCAAGGATGTACGccctctagcctaccccaacttgtttgggacttcaaggctttgttgttgttgttgttgttgtt CTGA